The Devosia sp. MC521 genome segment CCAGAGTATTATTCCTATGCTGGCGGCACCCATGAGGAGCCGTTCAAATCCCGGCTGGAAGCCATTGCGCCCCTCATCGGCATCGCCACGCCCAATTCAACTCTCGCGACGATTGTTGAGTATGAAAGCTTTGCGCGTAGCCTCACAGACAGTGTCAATGAAGAGCGCCTTGCTGCCGACAAAGCCGCTTTTGAAAAAGCCCGCGACGCTCTCATCGCCACTGCCGCCACCAAATCCGATTTGACGGTCCTGCCCATTTCGCCCGGCCGTTCAGAGATCGCCCTTGGCGTCGCCAGCCGCTTTGGCGAACTGGTCGATTTCCGCAATTGGGGCGTTAACATTGTCGAGCTGGTCCCCACCTCCGGCGACTATCACGCCACCAGCTGGGAAAACATTCGCAATTACGACAGCGACATCCTGCTCATCGATGATCGTTGGGGCATAGCCTCGCTCGCAACCATCACCGAAAACCCACTCGGCGCGCGCATCCCTGCCATCATAGCCCAGCAAACCGGCAACTGGCCTGCCGGCTGGATCCGCAGTTATCGCGTCTACGCGCAGGAAATCGACAAGCTCACGAGCCTCCTTGAGCGCAGCGAAAAGCTCTAAATTCCGCCGTACCAATCATAGCCATTGTCTTCCCAATAGCCGCCCTTGCCGAGACCGATTTTGGAGAGATCATCCACCAGCTCAATGGTGTGGAGATATTTCGGCTGCTTATAACCCAGTGCCCGCTCGATCCGCAGCCGCACCGGCGCGCCATTGCTCACAGGCAGCGTCTCATCATTGAGCCCATAGGCCAAAATCGTTTGCGGGTGGTAGGCGTCAACGAGGTCGGAGCTGGTGTAATAGAGAATGTCCCCGCTCAGCGTGCGCTGGATATTGTCAAAACAATGGTAGACGCAATAGCGCGCGCCATCTTTCACCCCAGCCTCATCGAGCAGCGCCCCAAGTTGGGTGCCGGTCCACTTGGCGATGCAACTCCAGCCTTCAACACAATCATGCCGCGTAATCTGCGTGCGCGAGGGCATATTGCGCAATTCCGCCAGCGAATAGCTCACCTCGCGCTCCACCATCCCCTTGATGGTCAAGCGATAGGGCTCAAAATTGGCCATGCGCAGGAAATTATATTCGGCGGTCGTTGGCTCTGTTGAGCCATTGGGCTTCATGCCCTGCCGAATTTCGCTTTCGCTATATTCGGGCGACAGCACTTGCTCGCCAATCAGCGCCCGCTGCGCCCTGTAGGTCAGCACATTGGCGCTTTCCATAACCTCACGGATCGGATCGCCGCGTCGCGCCAGAAAATCGAACGGCTTACAGCCAGTCATCGCCAGTCCCGCGCCCACAGCACTGCCGCCCAGAATGAGTTTACGCCGATTGAGAATGAGCTTGCTCATGGCTTGTCCTTCTCCTGAATAGGCGTATCGGGGCTGGTCCGATAGCGTCCCGTGATCATCGAGCGCAGATTATTCAGCGGCCCGGAGACAATCACCATGATCACATGGACGACGAAAAACAGCACCAGAAGCGCCATGGCGATAAAGTGGATGGTGCGCGCCGTCTGTCGCCCCCCGAACAAGTCCAGCAGCCACGGAAACCCTGCATTCATACCCGGGCTCATGCACAGCCCGGTCAGGATAACCGCTGGAAACAGCACAACGAAGACCATGAAATAGGTGAGCTTTTGCAAAGGCGAATAGCGTCGCCCAT includes the following:
- a CDS encoding ABC transporter substrate-binding protein, whose protein sequence is MIRALVLLALLALPASALASEWRYTDGAGTEVVLAEPPQRIVAHTSVAAALIPLGIEPVGILLNGQPSLERALEGVDVSHIPVVSQGWGEIDAEAILALVPDIIITEYAPEYYSYAGGTHEEPFKSRLEAIAPLIGIATPNSTLATIVEYESFARSLTDSVNEERLAADKAAFEKARDALIATAATKSDLTVLPISPGRSEIALGVASRFGELVDFRNWGVNIVELVPTSGDYHATSWENIRNYDSDILLIDDRWGIASLATITENPLGARIPAIIAQQTGNWPAGWIRSYRVYAQEIDKLTSLLERSEKL
- a CDS encoding molybdopterin-dependent oxidoreductase, which gives rise to MSKLILNRRKLILGGSAVGAGLAMTGCKPFDFLARRGDPIREVMESANVLTYRAQRALIGEQVLSPEYSESEIRQGMKPNGSTEPTTAEYNFLRMANFEPYRLTIKGMVEREVSYSLAELRNMPSRTQITRHDCVEGWSCIAKWTGTQLGALLDEAGVKDGARYCVYHCFDNIQRTLSGDILYYTSSDLVDAYHPQTILAYGLNDETLPVSNGAPVRLRIERALGYKQPKYLHTIELVDDLSKIGLGKGGYWEDNGYDWYGGI